The Candidatus Methanomethylophilaceae archaeon genome segment CCGTCGACGCTCTTACCATCCAGGTCCCGGAGCCGGTGCCCTCGGAAGAGGAGATCAGGCGCAGGATCAGGGGCTTCGAGCGCACGATATCCGATCTCGGCAACGTCAATCTGCGTTCTATAGAGGAATATGACGCCAAAAAGTCCCGCTACGATAGTTTGATGAGGGAGACCGCCGAACTGAACGGCCGCATATCCGAGCTGAATTCTCTGATGGATGACCTCATCGCCAAGAAAAAGGGGCTGTTCATGAGCTCTTATGACGCCGTCAACGAGAATTTCAAAGCTATTTATGCCCAGCTCTCCGGCGGCGGGGAGGCTTTCATGGGGCTGGACGACGAGGACGATCCCTTCGCCGGCGGGCTTATGATAAACGCCAAGCCCAGGAACGGGAAGCTGCTGAGGTTGGAGGCGCTCTCCGGAGGGGAGAAGTCGCTTACCGCTCTGTCTTTCATATTCGCGATCCAAGAGTATCAGCCCTCGCCCTTCTACGTTCTGGACGAGGTGGACATGTTCCTGGATTCGGTCAACGCCGAGATGGTGGCGAAGAGGGTCCGCGAGAGCTCGCAGAAGGCGCAGTTCATCCAGGTTTCCCTCAGGAAAGTCACACTAGCTCTCGCCGACCACTTAATAGGCGTGACCAGGCCCCCGTCCGGGATCAGCAAGGTCATAATGCAGCCCGATATCGCCGAGGTCTCGAAATACGAGGAGGAGGCTCTGAAGAAGCAGAAGGAGGGATCATGAGATGCCGACCGACATCGAGGACATAAGGCAGCATCTTCTTTTCCACAGGTCCATCGCCGAGGACGAGGAGACCTACAACAAGATCGGAGGGTACATGGACATCCTTTCCAGCGCCGAGGCCGGGGAGAGGCTGGCAAACCCTGTGGACGAGGCGATACGCTCGGCATTCAGCTTGGTTCTGGACAGCGGGATGGACCCCTGGGCGATAGACCTCTCGGAGTTCGCCAGGATGTACTCCGAGAAGGTCAGAGAGGACGATTTCGACATGATCATCGCAGGGAAGCTCCTGCTGATGGCATGGAAAGTGCTCAGGCTGCAGTCCGATTCCACCCGCGAGAGGTCGGAGCCGCCGCCAGAGCCCGAGATAGAGGAGTTCTTCGACGACCAATCCGACGATTACGTCCCGCTCGAAGTCCCGGACGTCGTCTTCAAACCTACGTTCGTGAAGGAGCCGGTACGTCCGGTCACCATGGTCGAGCTCATAGACGCTTTCGAGGACGCAAGGAAGGAAGCCGAGATCGCCAGGGAGAGGGAGCGCGTCCGCGAGGCTCTGAGGTCCAAGGAGCCGAAGAAGAAGTTCGACAACAAAGCCCACGAGGAGGACGACGAGAGGACCGTCGAAGCCGTCTGGGAGAGGATACTCGGCCTCGGCAGGGAAGAGCTGGGCCTGGAGGATCTGCTCGGCGACGATCTCGGCATCAACCTCTCGGTCTTCGTGTCGCTTCTGCATCTGGTAAGGAACGGTTTCATAGACGTCTGGCAGGATGGGTATCCGTCCGGAGCCATACACGTCAGGATATTGCCCGAAAAGGACAGGCCCGCGGAAGGGCGGGAGGAAGCGCTATCATGAAAGTCAAGGCAGCAGTCGAAGCCGCCCTGTTCTCGGCGGCGGATAACCTCCGCATATCGGATATCGCGGAGAAGACGGGGATCCCG includes the following:
- a CDS encoding chromosome segregation protein ScpA translates to MPTDIEDIRQHLLFHRSIAEDEETYNKIGGYMDILSSAEAGERLANPVDEAIRSAFSLVLDSGMDPWAIDLSEFARMYSEKVREDDFDMIIAGKLLLMAWKVLRLQSDSTRERSEPPPEPEIEEFFDDQSDDYVPLEVPDVVFKPTFVKEPVRPVTMVELIDAFEDARKEAEIARERERVREALRSKEPKKKFDNKAHEEDDERTVEAVWERILGLGREELGLEDLLGDDLGINLSVFVSLLHLVRNGFIDVWQDGYPSGAIHVRILPEKDRPAEGREEALS